The Geothrix sp. genome has a window encoding:
- a CDS encoding efflux RND transporter periplasmic adaptor subunit, translating to MKAMTTSATWSALTAAGALVATLACGHKEARPEAKVLPKAAVSLAASSQAEGGSWVAATLQSTRTATLSTRMAAQVKRTPVQEGQRVAAGTLLVVLSDDDLQAQLRAAETGFGTVEAHHRRIQALFAQKASTPSEVEQAQAQLAQARASVAAVKANLAYTQIRAPFAGVVQARKVNEGDFVAPGTPLVELVGEGEQELEATLSEAEAKALKPGMKLRFESEGTTGEAQITALAPGGDAFSHKGTLRARVLSPKGLRQGSFARLLIPGVKTEGLSVPRSALVLRGELTGVFVAREGHAELRWLSLGEGAGDTLPVRAGLKAGEAVIDRPGTLQDGQPVEIAGVPHVR from the coding sequence ATGAAAGCGATGACGACCTCAGCGACCTGGTCCGCCCTGACTGCGGCCGGTGCCCTGGTGGCCACCCTGGCCTGCGGGCACAAAGAAGCCCGGCCCGAGGCGAAGGTGCTGCCGAAGGCGGCGGTGTCCCTGGCGGCCTCCTCCCAGGCGGAAGGGGGCAGCTGGGTGGCGGCCACGCTGCAATCCACGCGGACGGCCACGCTGTCGACGCGCATGGCTGCCCAGGTGAAGCGAACCCCCGTCCAGGAGGGTCAGCGCGTGGCGGCCGGCACGCTGCTGGTGGTCCTGAGCGATGACGACCTCCAGGCCCAGCTCCGGGCCGCCGAGACCGGCTTCGGCACCGTGGAGGCCCATCACCGGCGCATCCAGGCCCTCTTCGCCCAGAAGGCCAGCACGCCCTCCGAAGTGGAGCAGGCCCAGGCTCAGCTGGCCCAGGCTCGGGCCAGCGTGGCCGCGGTCAAGGCCAACCTCGCCTACACGCAGATCCGCGCGCCCTTCGCCGGCGTGGTGCAGGCCCGCAAAGTCAACGAAGGCGACTTCGTGGCTCCGGGCACCCCGTTGGTGGAACTCGTCGGCGAAGGAGAGCAGGAGCTGGAAGCCACCCTGTCCGAGGCCGAGGCCAAGGCCCTGAAGCCCGGGATGAAGCTCCGCTTCGAGTCAGAGGGGACGACCGGAGAGGCTCAGATCACGGCCCTGGCACCGGGCGGCGACGCCTTCAGCCACAAGGGCACCTTGCGTGCCCGGGTGCTCTCCCCCAAGGGGCTGCGCCAGGGGTCCTTCGCGCGCCTGCTCATTCCGGGCGTCAAGACCGAGGGACTGAGCGTGCCGCGTAGCGCCCTGGTGTTGCGCGGAGAGCTCACGGGCGTCTTCGTCGCCAGGGAGGGGCATGCGGAGCTGCGCTGGCTCAGCCTGGGCGAGGGCGCAGGTGACACCCTGCCCGTGCGCGCGGGTCTGAAGGCCGGCGAGGCGGTCATCGACCGCCCCGGCACCCTGCAGGATGGCCAGCCCGTCGAGATCGCCGGGGTGCCGCATGTCCGCTGA